One window of Brevibacterium pigmentatum genomic DNA carries:
- a CDS encoding MFS transporter gives MTDTIAETKVPLQLKRRSVVASTIGNILEWYEWSAYAVFTPFIAAAMFNSEDPVSSVLATLGVFAVGFLMRPLGGIVFGKIADVKGRKFVLIVTMLIMAGGSFLIAVLPTYGQIGVFASLILLVIRVAQGFAHGGESATANSYIAEIAPAHKRGFWGSIVFVAIFGGSVVAYTIGGVITNVFSEAAVSDWAWRIPFALGGLLALVALWMRRGMVESDVFEADEAEEVVAPTPLDRGRVVRAIILVVLMTSGITAAHYTWTSYASTLAITERGMDAQTAYWATVGAQIIALASLPFWGILSDRIGRRPVLIGFGVLMAILQYPLMGMITDTGWTLFVASTLALLVVSMAGALLSAVLSEAFPTKVRTQGIGFAYSVSVAVFGGTAPYLNGLFNSLDLSWLSSGWVVLLCLATIVAVVKLPETKGKDLNAI, from the coding sequence ATGACCGATACGATCGCAGAGACAAAGGTGCCTTTGCAGCTGAAACGACGCTCCGTCGTCGCCAGCACCATCGGCAACATCCTCGAATGGTACGAATGGAGCGCCTACGCGGTGTTCACTCCGTTCATCGCGGCCGCTATGTTCAACAGTGAGGACCCGGTCTCCTCCGTCCTCGCGACCCTCGGCGTCTTCGCCGTCGGATTCCTCATGCGGCCGCTCGGCGGCATCGTGTTCGGCAAGATCGCCGATGTGAAGGGTCGGAAGTTCGTCCTCATCGTCACGATGCTCATCATGGCCGGCGGATCGTTCCTCATCGCCGTCCTGCCCACCTACGGACAGATCGGCGTCTTCGCTTCCCTCATTCTGCTCGTCATCCGGGTTGCCCAGGGCTTCGCTCACGGCGGAGAGTCGGCGACTGCGAACTCCTACATCGCCGAGATCGCCCCGGCCCATAAGCGCGGATTCTGGGGCAGCATCGTCTTCGTCGCGATCTTCGGCGGCTCGGTCGTCGCCTACACCATCGGCGGAGTGATCACGAATGTCTTCTCTGAAGCCGCGGTCAGTGATTGGGCGTGGAGGATTCCGTTCGCTCTCGGTGGTCTGCTGGCGCTCGTCGCACTGTGGATGCGCCGCGGAATGGTTGAAAGCGATGTCTTCGAAGCCGACGAAGCTGAGGAAGTCGTCGCTCCGACTCCGCTGGATCGTGGGCGTGTGGTTCGCGCGATCATCCTCGTCGTGCTCATGACCTCGGGGATCACCGCAGCTCACTACACGTGGACGTCGTACGCGTCGACCTTGGCGATCACCGAGCGTGGCATGGATGCGCAGACCGCCTACTGGGCGACTGTCGGTGCGCAGATCATCGCTCTCGCGTCATTGCCGTTCTGGGGAATCCTCTCTGACCGGATCGGTCGTCGGCCGGTGCTCATCGGCTTCGGTGTCCTCATGGCCATCCTGCAGTATCCGCTCATGGGCATGATCACGGACACCGGGTGGACGCTCTTCGTCGCGTCGACGCTGGCTCTGCTCGTCGTCTCGATGGCCGGTGCGCTGCTGTCTGCAGTCCTGTCCGAGGCATTCCCGACGAAGGTTCGCACGCAGGGAATCGGGTTCGCCTACTCGGTCTCCGTGGCCGTGTTCGGTGGAACGGCGCCGTACCTCAACGGACTGTTCAACTCGCTCGACCTCAGCTGGCTCTCCAGCGGCTGGGTGGTTCTGCTCTGCCTGGCGACGATCGTCGCCGTGGTTAAGCTGCCCGAGACCAAGGGCAAGGACCTCAACGCGATCTGA
- the gcvP gene encoding aminomethyl-transferring glycine dehydrogenase — protein MTSSLAHTTQATGDTARPFSDRHIGPRADDAQAMLAELGYDSLEALSSAAVPESIQNEELNLPAGRSEFDVLNDLRELAGQNVMRTQLIGQGYYDTITPAVIRRNLVENPAWYTAYTPYQPEISQGRLEALLNFQQVVQDLTGLDIANASLLDEATAVAEAVLLMRRAVKKGTTVVLDSELHPQTIAVVRARAKAMDFRVAVADLAEGLVGEDIFGIVCAQPGTTGAIRDFTEAVDGAHDRGALVTFDADLLALTLLKDCASQGADIAVGSAQRFGVPLFFGGPHAGFMAVKSGLQRQLPGRLVGVSKDAQGKPGYRLALQTREQHIRRQKATSNICTAQALLANVASMYAVYHGPVGLTRIASRVHRLAQAFAKAADTAPGAEVVTWEFFDTVALRVADSEAARYVADQAGFNIRVIDDSTVGVSFGEPHTVADANGLLEALGIYARVDADEFEAASAGTFGANAVPEPAFDAKFHRDTEFLTHPVFSAHGSETSMMRYLRTLADRDLALDRTMIPLGSCTMKLNAAAEMEPITWPEFASIHPFAPAEQTEGWRALIGRLEDSLVEVTGYDRVSLQPNAGSQGELAGLLAIRAYHVAGGDDARTVVLIPQSAHGTNAASAVLAGLQVQVVGTADDGSVDMDDLDAKITKHEGKIAGIMITYPSTHGVFEPQIREVCDKVHAAGGQVYVDGANLNAMVGLAKPGEFGGDVSHLNLHKTFCIPHGGGGPGVGPVAVREHLAPYLPGDATDPLLVAGDPEAKELPISASMFGSAGVLPISFAYLELMGSEGLREASRAALLGANYLAKKLGDVYPILYSGENGLVGHETILDLRAITAATGVTAEDVCKRLVDFGFHAPTLAFPVPGTLMVEPTESEDKEELDRFIEAMRTIRAEIDEIGKAYSYEESPLALAPHPATVVMDDWDAKYSRETAVFPVPSLRLTKYFPPVSRIDGAYGDRNLVCSCPPPEAFEEFEEEDN, from the coding sequence TTGACCAGTTCACTCGCCCATACGACGCAGGCAACAGGGGACACCGCACGCCCCTTCTCCGACCGCCACATCGGCCCCCGCGCCGATGACGCCCAGGCCATGCTCGCCGAACTCGGCTATGACTCCCTCGAAGCACTCTCGAGCGCCGCCGTCCCCGAATCCATCCAGAACGAAGAGCTCAACCTGCCCGCAGGCCGCTCCGAGTTCGACGTTCTCAACGACCTGCGCGAGCTCGCCGGTCAGAACGTCATGCGCACCCAGCTCATCGGTCAGGGCTACTACGACACGATCACCCCGGCAGTCATCCGCCGCAACCTGGTCGAGAACCCCGCCTGGTACACCGCCTACACGCCGTACCAGCCCGAGATCTCCCAGGGCCGCCTCGAAGCGTTGCTGAACTTCCAGCAGGTCGTCCAGGACCTCACCGGCCTCGACATCGCCAACGCCTCCCTCCTCGATGAGGCCACCGCCGTCGCCGAGGCGGTCCTGCTGATGCGTCGCGCCGTGAAGAAGGGGACAACTGTCGTCCTCGACTCCGAACTCCACCCGCAGACCATCGCCGTCGTCCGTGCCCGCGCCAAGGCCATGGACTTCCGCGTCGCCGTCGCCGACCTCGCCGAAGGCCTCGTCGGCGAAGACATCTTCGGCATCGTCTGCGCCCAGCCCGGCACCACCGGCGCCATCCGCGACTTCACCGAAGCCGTCGACGGCGCGCATGACCGCGGCGCACTCGTGACCTTCGATGCCGATCTGCTCGCACTGACCCTGCTCAAGGACTGCGCCTCGCAGGGTGCGGACATCGCCGTCGGCTCGGCCCAGCGCTTCGGTGTGCCCCTGTTCTTCGGCGGCCCCCACGCCGGCTTCATGGCTGTGAAGTCCGGACTCCAGCGCCAGCTGCCCGGCCGCCTCGTCGGAGTGTCGAAGGACGCCCAGGGCAAGCCCGGCTACCGCCTGGCCCTGCAGACCCGCGAACAGCACATCCGCCGCCAGAAGGCGACATCGAACATTTGCACCGCGCAGGCACTGCTCGCCAACGTCGCCTCCATGTACGCCGTCTACCACGGCCCGGTCGGCCTGACCCGCATCGCCTCCCGCGTCCACCGGCTCGCTCAGGCCTTCGCGAAGGCGGCGGACACCGCCCCCGGCGCCGAGGTGGTCACCTGGGAATTCTTCGACACCGTGGCGCTGCGCGTCGCCGATTCCGAGGCCGCCCGCTACGTCGCCGACCAGGCCGGATTCAACATCCGTGTCATCGACGACTCGACCGTCGGCGTCTCCTTCGGCGAGCCCCACACCGTTGCCGATGCCAACGGTCTGCTCGAAGCCCTCGGCATCTATGCCCGGGTCGACGCGGACGAATTCGAAGCCGCCTCGGCGGGGACCTTCGGAGCCAACGCCGTGCCGGAACCCGCGTTCGACGCGAAGTTCCACCGGGACACCGAATTCCTCACCCACCCCGTCTTCAGCGCCCACGGCTCCGAGACCTCGATGATGCGCTACCTGCGCACCCTGGCCGATCGGGACCTCGCGCTGGATCGGACGATGATTCCGCTGGGTTCGTGCACGATGAAGCTCAACGCCGCCGCCGAGATGGAACCCATCACCTGGCCGGAATTCGCCTCCATCCACCCCTTCGCCCCGGCCGAGCAGACCGAAGGCTGGCGCGCACTCATCGGCCGCCTCGAGGACTCGCTCGTCGAGGTCACCGGCTACGACCGCGTGTCCCTGCAGCCCAACGCCGGTTCCCAGGGTGAGCTCGCAGGACTGCTCGCCATCCGCGCCTACCATGTGGCGGGCGGCGACGACGCCCGCACCGTCGTGCTCATCCCGCAGTCCGCGCACGGCACGAACGCCGCCTCCGCGGTGCTCGCCGGACTCCAGGTCCAGGTCGTCGGCACCGCCGATGACGGATCCGTGGACATGGACGACCTCGATGCGAAGATCACCAAGCACGAAGGCAAGATCGCCGGCATCATGATCACCTACCCGTCGACCCACGGCGTGTTCGAACCGCAGATCCGCGAGGTCTGCGACAAGGTCCACGCCGCCGGCGGCCAGGTCTATGTCGACGGTGCGAACCTCAACGCCATGGTCGGCCTCGCCAAGCCCGGCGAATTCGGCGGCGACGTCTCCCACCTCAACCTGCACAAGACTTTCTGCATCCCTCACGGAGGCGGCGGTCCGGGCGTCGGACCCGTCGCAGTGCGCGAACACCTCGCGCCCTACCTGCCGGGTGACGCCACCGATCCGCTGCTCGTCGCCGGTGACCCGGAGGCCAAGGAACTGCCGATCTCGGCCTCGATGTTCGGCTCCGCCGGAGTCCTGCCGATCAGCTTCGCCTACCTCGAACTCATGGGCTCCGAGGGGCTGCGCGAAGCCTCACGGGCTGCGCTGCTGGGTGCGAACTACCTGGCGAAGAAGCTCGGCGACGTCTACCCGATCCTCTACTCGGGTGAGAATGGACTTGTCGGACACGAGACGATCCTCGACCTCCGCGCCATCACCGCGGCCACGGGAGTCACCGCCGAGGATGTCTGCAAGCGCCTCGTCGACTTCGGCTTCCACGCCCCGACGCTGGCCTTCCCGGTCCCCGGCACCCTCATGGTCGAACCGACCGAGTCCGAGGACAAGGAAGAGCTCGACCGCTTCATCGAGGCCATGCGCACTATCCGTGCCGAGATCGACGAGATCGGCAAGGCGTACTCCTACGAAGAGTCGCCGCTGGCACTCGCTCCGCACCCGGCGACCGTGGTGATGGACGACTGGGATGCCAAATACTCGCGTGAGACCGCCGTGTTCCCGGTTCCGAGCCTGCGCCTGACGAAGTACTTCCCGCCGGTCAGCCGTATCGACGGAGCCTACGGCGACCGCAACCTGGTGTGCTCCTGCCCGCCGCCAGAGGCCTTCGAAGAGTTCGAGGAAGAGGACAACTGA
- a CDS encoding glycine cleavage system aminomethyltransferase GcvT, producing the protein MTDQTANAPKETPLHSVHADLGASFTDFGGWDMPLKYGSELAEHRAVREAAGLFDLSHMGEVRISGADAAAFLDYALVAKYSTMKIGKAKYGVIVNEAGGLLDDLITYRIGDEEFFIVPNASNTAAVVTALTERLQHFLQAVAPGSDVHLTDESDATALIAVQGPNSEAIILRALDESGHGEFGPRTGAGDQAKEQVTDDANGGATSAGNDTITIGQAVRELGYYAWMPLTIAGIDLMLARTGYTGEDGFELYTPNIGATRLWNTLVTSGADYGLVPCGLAARDSLRLEAGMPLYGNELDENTTPFDAGLGRMIGFNTKDVFFAREALAKLGETEPPRVLVGLSSEGRRAARSGAVVSIDGAEVGTVTSGQPSPTLGHPIAMAYIDRDRAEVGTAVTVDIRGKAHDFTVTQLPFYKRQAD; encoded by the coding sequence ATGACTGATCAGACTGCCAACGCCCCCAAAGAGACTCCGCTGCACAGCGTCCACGCTGACCTCGGCGCATCCTTCACCGACTTCGGCGGCTGGGACATGCCGCTGAAGTACGGTTCGGAGCTCGCCGAACACCGTGCCGTGCGCGAGGCCGCAGGCCTGTTCGACCTCTCCCATATGGGTGAGGTGCGCATCAGCGGAGCCGATGCCGCCGCCTTCCTCGACTACGCGCTCGTCGCGAAGTACTCGACGATGAAGATCGGCAAAGCCAAGTACGGTGTCATCGTCAACGAGGCCGGCGGACTCCTCGATGACCTGATCACCTACCGCATCGGCGACGAAGAGTTCTTCATCGTCCCCAATGCCTCGAACACGGCTGCCGTGGTTACGGCGCTGACCGAGCGTCTGCAGCACTTCCTGCAGGCCGTGGCACCCGGCTCCGATGTGCACCTGACCGACGAATCCGATGCCACCGCACTCATCGCCGTGCAGGGACCGAACTCGGAGGCGATCATCCTGCGCGCCCTCGACGAATCCGGCCACGGCGAATTCGGACCCCGCACCGGCGCCGGCGACCAGGCGAAGGAACAGGTCACCGACGATGCCAACGGGGGAGCCACCTCGGCGGGGAATGACACCATCACCATCGGTCAGGCGGTGCGCGAACTGGGGTACTACGCGTGGATGCCGCTGACGATCGCCGGGATCGACCTCATGCTCGCTCGCACCGGCTACACCGGTGAGGACGGGTTCGAGCTCTACACCCCGAACATCGGCGCCACCCGCCTGTGGAACACACTCGTGACCTCGGGGGCGGACTACGGGCTCGTGCCCTGCGGGCTGGCCGCACGCGATTCGCTGCGCCTCGAAGCGGGAATGCCGCTCTACGGCAACGAACTCGATGAGAACACCACCCCGTTCGATGCGGGACTGGGCCGGATGATCGGGTTCAACACGAAGGACGTCTTCTTCGCCCGCGAAGCCCTCGCGAAGCTGGGAGAGACCGAACCCCCGCGCGTTCTCGTCGGCCTGAGTTCGGAAGGACGCCGCGCCGCTCGATCCGGAGCCGTCGTGTCCATTGACGGCGCCGAGGTCGGCACCGTCACCTCCGGCCAGCCCTCACCGACGCTCGGCCACCCGATCGCCATGGCCTACATCGACCGGGACCGCGCCGAGGTGGGCACCGCCGTGACAGTGGACATCCGCGGCAAGGCGCACGACTTCACCGTCACGCAGCTGCCGTTCTACAAGCGCCAGGCCGACTGA
- the gcvH gene encoding glycine cleavage system protein GcvH, giving the protein MAQLPPLPQNFTYSAEHEWVDGAADELVGKTVKVGITAVAADALGEVVYVDLPEVGDTITAGETCGEVESTKSVSDLYTPVTGEVVTINEAAVDSPGLLNSDPYGEGWLFEVAVTEVGEVMDAAGYAEANSL; this is encoded by the coding sequence ATGGCACAGCTGCCCCCGCTCCCGCAGAACTTCACCTACTCCGCCGAACACGAATGGGTCGACGGCGCTGCCGATGAGCTCGTCGGCAAGACCGTCAAGGTCGGCATCACCGCCGTTGCCGCCGATGCCCTCGGCGAGGTCGTCTACGTCGACCTGCCCGAGGTCGGCGACACGATCACCGCAGGTGAGACCTGCGGCGAGGTCGAATCCACGAAGTCCGTGTCCGACCTCTACACCCCGGTGACCGGCGAGGTCGTCACCATCAACGAGGCGGCCGTGGACTCACCCGGACTGCTCAACTCCGACCCCTACGGTGAGGGCTGGCTGTTCGAGGTCGCCGTGACCGAGGTCGGCGAAGTCATGGACGCCGCCGGCTACGCCGAGGCGAACTCCCTCTGA
- a CDS encoding L-serine ammonia-lyase, which translates to MPLSVFDLFTVGIGPSSSHTVGPMRAGASFIDLLSDSLSSVADLRVDVFGSLAATGAGHGTFDAILIGLEGCRPDLIEANELTARRTRMSETGTIILGDSTGDGVELKFTEDDMVKRPLTVLPRHTNAMTVTAYDAAGETLAEETYYSVGGGFVTSETEFLDKEKTAAADAGDGDAEFAVADSVVDAELESYDEELPYPFHSGVELLECCRENDLSIAEIMHANELSMREEDEILHGLLHIYSVMEECASASLDRSGYLPGGLKVRRRAHDWYLKLKAEDPGRDPGYYLEWVNLIAMAVNEENASGGRVVTAPTNGAAGIIPAVLHYALNYVPAVMEGGESAKHRAIVDFLLTAAAIGVLYKERASISGAEVGCQGEVGSASSMAAGGLAAVMGGTPEQVENAAEIAMEHNLGLTCDPISGLVQVPCIERNAIAAGKAINASRMALWGDGQHRVSLDEVIETMRQTGADMSSKYKETAMGGLAVNVVEC; encoded by the coding sequence ATGCCATTGAGTGTCTTCGACCTCTTCACGGTCGGCATCGGACCGTCGAGCTCCCACACCGTCGGACCAATGCGTGCCGGCGCGAGCTTCATCGACCTCCTTAGCGATTCGCTTAGCTCCGTGGCGGATCTGCGCGTCGACGTATTCGGTTCCCTGGCCGCCACCGGAGCCGGTCACGGAACCTTCGACGCCATCCTCATCGGCCTCGAAGGCTGCCGCCCCGACCTCATCGAAGCCAACGAACTCACCGCCCGGCGGACACGGATGTCCGAGACCGGGACGATCATCCTCGGCGACTCGACCGGCGATGGCGTCGAACTCAAGTTCACCGAGGATGACATGGTCAAACGCCCCCTGACCGTCTTGCCGCGCCACACGAACGCCATGACCGTAACCGCCTACGACGCCGCGGGGGAGACCCTCGCTGAGGAGACCTACTACTCCGTGGGCGGCGGATTCGTGACCTCGGAGACCGAGTTCCTCGACAAGGAGAAGACCGCCGCGGCGGACGCGGGAGACGGCGATGCCGAGTTCGCTGTCGCGGACTCCGTCGTCGACGCCGAGCTCGAGTCCTATGACGAAGAGCTGCCCTATCCCTTCCACTCCGGAGTCGAGCTGCTTGAGTGCTGCCGCGAGAACGACCTGTCGATCGCCGAGATCATGCACGCCAACGAACTGTCGATGCGTGAGGAAGACGAGATCCTGCACGGCCTGCTGCACATCTATTCGGTGATGGAGGAATGCGCTTCGGCGTCCCTGGACCGCTCGGGCTACCTGCCCGGAGGGCTCAAGGTCCGTCGCCGCGCCCACGACTGGTATCTCAAGCTCAAGGCAGAGGACCCCGGCCGGGATCCCGGCTACTACCTCGAGTGGGTCAACCTCATCGCGATGGCCGTGAATGAGGAGAACGCATCGGGCGGCCGCGTCGTCACCGCACCCACCAACGGGGCGGCCGGCATCATCCCCGCCGTGCTGCACTATGCGCTCAACTATGTTCCCGCGGTGATGGAGGGCGGCGAGTCCGCGAAGCATCGGGCGATCGTCGACTTCCTGCTCACCGCGGCGGCCATCGGAGTCCTGTACAAGGAGCGAGCGTCGATCTCCGGCGCCGAGGTGGGCTGTCAGGGTGAGGTCGGATCCGCCTCGTCGATGGCGGCCGGGGGACTGGCCGCAGTCATGGGCGGGACGCCCGAGCAGGTGGAGAACGCCGCCGAGATCGCGATGGAGCACAACCTGGGCCTGACCTGCGATCCGATCTCCGGGCTCGTGCAGGTGCCGTGCATCGAACGCAACGCGATCGCCGCCGGCAAGGCCATCAACGCCTCCCGCATGGCACTGTGGGGCGATGGCCAGCACCGGGTCAGCCTCGACGAAGTGAT